A single region of the Enterococcus mundtii genome encodes:
- a CDS encoding Fic family protein — translation MNVAELDLVTRFVLEKKANLHGGIYHLTQVEMAYNSNRIEGSRISEKQTALIFENNILPPAESGEATKLDDIKETENHFKGFDYVIDHIEEPLSNDFIKELHRILKRGTTDENNPLTPVGEFKLVQNMIGFGYDEVETIASEEVTEKMTELLAHYENSKKQSLVEIADFHVKYERIHPFADGNGRMGRLMMFKECLRHNIMPFVIKVVHREFYYRGLSNWGTENGYLLDTLGMSQDMYEQFLKKMKFTGSVHQ, via the coding sequence ATGAATGTGGCTGAGTTAGATTTAGTTACCCGATTTGTACTGGAAAAAAAAGCAAATCTGCATGGCGGAATTTACCATTTGACTCAAGTAGAAATGGCGTATAACTCCAATCGAATCGAAGGGTCGAGAATTTCTGAGAAGCAAACCGCCTTAATATTTGAAAATAATATTCTCCCTCCTGCTGAAAGTGGCGAGGCAACGAAACTAGATGATATCAAAGAAACAGAAAATCATTTCAAAGGTTTCGATTACGTGATCGATCATATCGAAGAACCGTTATCGAATGATTTTATCAAAGAACTACATCGAATTTTGAAACGAGGAACAACTGATGAAAACAATCCGCTAACACCTGTCGGAGAATTTAAACTTGTTCAAAATATGATTGGTTTTGGTTATGATGAGGTTGAAACCATAGCATCCGAGGAAGTAACTGAAAAAATGACGGAATTACTTGCTCACTATGAGAACTCAAAAAAACAAAGCTTAGTTGAAATTGCAGATTTTCATGTGAAATATGAACGCATCCACCCATTTGCAGATGGCAACGGACGTATGGGACGTTTGATGATGTTCAAAGAATGCTTGAGGCACAATATCATGCCTTTCGTGATCAAAGTTGTCCATCGTGAGTTCTACTACAGAGGTTTAAGTAATTGGGGAACCGAGAATGGTTATTTACTTGATACTTTAGGTATGAGTCAAGATATGTATGAACAGTTTTTAAAAAAAATGAAATTCACAGGATCGGTTCATCAATAA
- the metG gene encoding methionine--tRNA ligase, producing the protein MAEKETFYITTPIYYPSGKLHIGNSYTTIACDAVARYKRLMGFDVFYLTGVDEHGQKIEKKAEELGVEPQEYVDKMAADVKKLWKTLDISYDKFIRTTDDYHKAAVQKIFDRLLEQGDIYLGEYEGWYSVSDEEFFTETQLAEVYKDEDGKVIGGKAPSGHEVELVKEESYFFRMSKYADRLLEYYEEHPEFIQPESRKNEMINNFIKPGLEDLAVSRTTFSWGINVKNDPKHVVYVWIDALSNYITALGYGSEDDQLFQKYWPADVHMVGKEIVRFHTIYWPIMLMALDIPLPKKVFGHGWLLMKDGKMSKSKGNVVYPEMLVERYGLDALRYYLLRAVPFGSDGVFTPEDFVSRVNYDLANDLGNLLNRTIAMINKYCDGMVPDYASLVTPFDSELSTTAANVVGRYHDAMEKMEFNTALAEIWVLISRANKYIDETEPWVLAKDEEKKKELESVMIHLAESLRITAILLQPIMTETPTKIFNQLGLDAETMNLEGLHFGEFPSGTKVVAKGTPIFPRLELEEEIAYIQAKMSEGTQTNEDSVKWDPEETELVSTKEKQIKFDVFEKVELKVAEVINCQKVEGADKLLQFRLDAGDDQDRQILSGIAEFYPDPSELIGKKLVIVANLKPRKMRGLISQGMILSAEAADGSLQVIEAPKGMPNGSEVG; encoded by the coding sequence ATGGCAGAAAAGGAAACTTTTTATATCACTACGCCCATCTATTATCCAAGTGGCAAACTGCACATTGGCAATTCTTATACAACGATTGCATGTGATGCTGTTGCACGTTATAAACGTTTGATGGGCTTTGATGTGTTTTATCTAACTGGGGTAGATGAACACGGACAGAAAATCGAGAAAAAAGCAGAAGAATTAGGCGTAGAGCCACAGGAATATGTAGACAAAATGGCTGCAGATGTCAAAAAACTATGGAAAACATTAGATATCAGCTACGATAAATTCATTCGCACAACTGATGATTATCATAAAGCAGCAGTTCAAAAAATCTTTGATCGTTTGCTTGAACAAGGCGATATTTACTTAGGTGAATATGAAGGTTGGTATTCTGTCTCTGATGAGGAATTCTTTACAGAAACTCAACTTGCAGAAGTATACAAAGATGAAGACGGCAAAGTGATCGGCGGGAAAGCGCCAAGTGGTCATGAAGTTGAGCTAGTCAAGGAAGAGTCTTATTTCTTCCGTATGAGTAAGTATGCAGATCGCTTGTTAGAGTACTACGAAGAACACCCAGAGTTTATCCAACCTGAATCACGTAAAAATGAGATGATCAATAACTTCATCAAACCAGGTTTAGAAGATCTAGCAGTTTCACGGACGACATTCAGCTGGGGAATCAATGTTAAAAATGATCCGAAACATGTAGTGTATGTCTGGATCGATGCGTTGTCGAACTACATCACCGCACTGGGCTACGGTTCAGAAGACGATCAATTATTCCAGAAATATTGGCCCGCAGATGTCCATATGGTTGGAAAAGAAATCGTTCGGTTCCATACGATCTATTGGCCGATCATGTTGATGGCATTAGATATCCCATTGCCAAAGAAAGTCTTTGGACATGGCTGGTTGTTGATGAAAGACGGCAAGATGTCTAAATCGAAAGGCAATGTCGTTTATCCAGAAATGCTCGTAGAACGCTATGGCTTAGATGCTTTGCGTTATTACTTATTGCGTGCAGTACCATTTGGTTCAGATGGCGTATTTACACCAGAAGACTTTGTGTCACGTGTGAACTACGATTTGGCGAATGACTTAGGGAATCTTTTGAATCGAACGATTGCAATGATCAATAAATATTGTGATGGCATGGTTCCTGACTATGCGTCATTAGTGACACCGTTTGACAGTGAGTTATCAACAACTGCTGCGAATGTGGTTGGTCGTTATCATGACGCAATGGAAAAAATGGAATTCAACACTGCTTTAGCCGAAATCTGGGTATTGATTTCTCGTGCCAACAAATATATCGATGAAACAGAACCTTGGGTCTTAGCAAAAGACGAAGAGAAGAAAAAAGAGTTAGAGAGCGTGATGATCCACTTAGCTGAATCGTTACGTATCACTGCGATCCTCTTACAACCGATCATGACAGAAACACCAACTAAAATCTTCAATCAATTAGGGTTGGATGCCGAGACGATGAACCTTGAAGGATTACACTTCGGTGAATTCCCATCTGGGACAAAAGTCGTTGCAAAAGGTACACCGATTTTCCCACGCTTAGAGCTGGAAGAAGAAATTGCGTATATCCAAGCAAAAATGTCAGAAGGTACTCAAACAAATGAGGACTCTGTCAAATGGGACCCAGAAGAAACAGAGCTTGTTTCGACTAAAGAAAAACAAATCAAATTCGATGTATTTGAAAAAGTCGAATTAAAAGTAGCAGAAGTCATCAATTGCCAAAAAGTCGAAGGGGCAGATAAATTATTGCAATTCCGTCTAGATGCAGGAGATGACCAAGACCGTCAAATCTTATCCGGTATTGCCGAATTTTATCCTGATCCAAGTGAATTGATCGGCAAAAAATTAGTGATCGTTGCTAACTTGAAACCACGCAAAATGCGCGGGCTGATCAGTCAAGGAATGATTCTTTCAGCAGAAGCAGCTGATGGTTCATTACAAGTGATCGAAGCACCAAAAGGTATGCCAAACGGTTCTGAAGTTGGCTAA
- a CDS encoding APC family permease translates to MKGKLKREINLFGALSTVMGTVIGAGVFFKTAAVVASTQSTSLTLLAWLLGGFLTICAGLTVAELATAIPETGGAVKYIEAAYGKLPSFLLGWAQSLIYFPANIAALSIIFATQLINLLQLSPDYLLVIAIITALSITGLNLLGTKVGAYVQSITLVVKLIPIAVIIIWGLLTPGQGTVQLFPVEAGQGVSWAEGLSGALLATLFAYDGWLGVGAMAGEMKRPEKDLPKAIILGLSFVTFVYLLINFVFLKTLPIDQIAGNLNASSDASAVIFGELGGKIVTIGILISVYGALNGYTLTGIRVPYAMALENELPFSNQLTKLSKKFTVPYVPALFQLAIACIMMSLGSFDFLTDMLIFVMWLFSLLIFIGVFILRKKAPEMPRPYKVPLYPVIPIIAILGAIFILGMTLITQTNLALIGILVTLLGVPVFYYKKRQTESN, encoded by the coding sequence ATGAAGGGGAAATTAAAACGCGAGATCAATTTGTTTGGTGCATTATCCACAGTAATGGGAACTGTGATCGGCGCCGGCGTCTTTTTTAAAACAGCAGCGGTAGTGGCAAGTACACAATCAACAAGTTTGACGTTACTCGCGTGGTTGTTAGGGGGATTCTTAACGATCTGTGCGGGGCTAACAGTCGCTGAATTAGCCACTGCCATTCCTGAAACAGGTGGAGCTGTCAAGTATATTGAAGCAGCTTACGGTAAGTTACCAAGTTTTTTGTTAGGCTGGGCACAAAGTTTGATTTACTTTCCAGCCAACATTGCGGCATTATCGATCATCTTTGCAACACAGCTGATCAATCTCTTACAGCTATCTCCTGATTATTTATTGGTGATTGCTATTATTACAGCACTTTCTATCACTGGATTGAATCTGTTAGGGACCAAAGTTGGTGCGTACGTTCAATCGATTACATTGGTAGTCAAGTTGATCCCAATTGCAGTGATCATTATTTGGGGGCTTCTGACACCCGGACAGGGTACTGTTCAATTATTTCCAGTAGAAGCCGGACAAGGTGTTTCATGGGCAGAAGGACTTAGTGGTGCTTTGTTGGCGACACTATTCGCTTACGATGGCTGGTTAGGTGTCGGAGCCATGGCTGGAGAAATGAAACGTCCAGAAAAGGATCTACCAAAAGCGATTATTTTAGGATTGAGTTTTGTGACATTCGTTTATCTATTGATCAACTTCGTCTTTTTAAAAACATTACCGATTGATCAAATTGCTGGAAACTTGAATGCTTCATCTGATGCGTCAGCGGTCATCTTCGGTGAACTAGGAGGAAAAATCGTTACGATCGGTATTTTGATCTCTGTCTACGGCGCACTGAATGGTTATACGTTGACTGGGATTCGTGTTCCATATGCAATGGCATTAGAAAATGAGTTGCCGTTCAGTAACCAGTTGACAAAGCTCTCAAAAAAATTCACCGTTCCTTATGTCCCTGCGTTGTTCCAACTAGCGATTGCATGTATCATGATGAGCTTGGGTTCATTTGATTTTCTGACAGATATGTTGATTTTTGTCATGTGGCTATTTAGCTTATTGATTTTTATTGGCGTATTTATTTTAAGAAAGAAAGCCCCAGAGATGCCTCGTCCATACAAAGTACCCCTTTATCCAGTGATACCGATCATTGCGATTTTAGGAGCCATCTTTATTTTAGGGATGACACTGATCACACAAACGAATTTGGCATTGATCGGAATCTTAGTCACATTGTTAGGTGTACCTGTGTTTTACTACAAAAAAAGACAAACTGAAAGTAACTAA
- a CDS encoding ISL3-like element ISEfa11 family transposase, translating to MNDSIKKMLRIIEKDLMITEVSYETLQKKKTLVVDAVLSPTPRACRSCGSTVVDGNGKAIIVKNGKKETIVRFEQYNHMPLVMRLKKQRYTCKNCRTHWTAQSYFVQSRHSIANHVRYKIASLLTEKVSLSFIAKSCQVSLTTVIRTLKEFKSYLPKQSKKILPRVLMVDEFRSHASIEDKMSFICADGETGKLIDVLPTRKLPRLTSYFLKCTNPEEVEFLVTDMNAAYFQLTKRVLPNAKIVIDRFHIVKHMNQAFNELRIREMNELRKAGQKSQAEKLKKNWRFLLKNRANINHYEYKTWKSFRAPKYPFLTEAMMIDRLLEFSTPLKEAYPFFHELVEAFRDKDPDLFFSLLAELPETLDDSFREKLQNLLTYEEGITNAMIYPYSNGKIEAKNTHIKTMKRVSYGFKSFENMRIRIFLINQLIKVR from the coding sequence ATGAATGATTCTATCAAAAAAATGCTGAGAATAATAGAGAAAGATTTGATGATTACAGAGGTCTCTTACGAGACCCTTCAGAAGAAAAAGACGTTGGTCGTCGATGCTGTTCTCTCGCCTACTCCTCGTGCTTGTAGAAGTTGTGGTTCTACTGTGGTAGATGGAAACGGGAAAGCAATTATAGTGAAAAATGGAAAAAAAGAAACGATTGTCCGTTTTGAACAATACAATCATATGCCTTTGGTTATGCGCCTAAAAAAGCAGCGCTATACCTGTAAAAACTGCCGAACCCATTGGACTGCTCAAAGTTATTTTGTCCAATCCAGACATTCAATCGCAAATCATGTTAGATATAAAATTGCTTCTTTACTGACTGAAAAAGTATCTTTATCTTTTATTGCGAAAAGCTGTCAGGTATCTTTGACCACTGTTATTCGTACATTGAAAGAGTTTAAAAGCTATTTACCAAAGCAATCTAAGAAGATTCTCCCAAGAGTATTGATGGTTGATGAATTTCGTTCGCATGCTTCCATAGAAGATAAAATGAGCTTTATTTGCGCAGATGGCGAAACAGGAAAATTAATAGATGTTTTGCCTACGCGTAAATTACCTCGATTAACAAGCTATTTCTTAAAGTGTACCAATCCAGAAGAAGTAGAATTCTTGGTGACAGACATGAACGCCGCCTACTTCCAGCTCACCAAACGTGTTCTGCCAAATGCGAAAATAGTGATTGATCGGTTTCATATTGTCAAACACATGAATCAAGCGTTCAATGAGTTGCGTATCCGTGAAATGAATGAACTTCGTAAAGCAGGACAGAAAAGCCAGGCAGAAAAACTGAAAAAGAACTGGCGCTTTTTGCTAAAAAATCGTGCAAACATCAACCATTATGAATACAAAACATGGAAAAGTTTCCGAGCACCAAAATACCCATTTCTTACTGAAGCAATGATGATTGATCGATTGCTTGAGTTTTCTACGCCCCTAAAGGAGGCGTATCCCTTTTTTCATGAATTAGTTGAAGCCTTTCGAGACAAAGACCCTGACTTATTTTTCTCCTTATTAGCAGAACTTCCCGAAACGTTGGATGACAGCTTTCGGGAAAAGCTTCAAAACCTTCTGACCTATGAAGAAGGCATCACCAACGCAATGATCTATCCTTATTCCAATGGAAAAATAGAAGCGAAGAATACCCACATAAAGACAATGAAACGAGTATCCTACGGATTTAAATCATTCGAGAACATGAGAATTAGAATCTTTTTGATCAATCAATTAATCAAAGTAAGATAA